One part of the Eubalaena glacialis isolate mEubGla1 chromosome 19, mEubGla1.1.hap2.+ XY, whole genome shotgun sequence genome encodes these proteins:
- the LOC133080802 gene encoding transcription factor Sp6-like → MDLPHTQGALTSPGHPGALQAGLGGYVGDHQLCAQPPHPHPHPHHLLPAAGGQHLLGPPDGAKALEAAAPESQGLDTSLDGAARPKGSRRSAPRSSGQTVCRCPNCLEAERLGAPCGPDGGKKKHLHNCHIPGCGKAYAKTSHLKAHLRWHSGDRPFVCNWLFCGKRFTRSDELQRRLQTHTGTKKFPCAVCSRVFMRSDHLAKHMKTHEGAKEEAAGAAAGEGKAGGAEPPGGKGKREAEGSAAPCS, encoded by the coding sequence ATGGACCTCCCCCACACTCAGGGCGCGCTGACCTCACCTGGCCACCCCGGGGCGCTTCAGGCTGGCTTGGGGGGCTACGTCGGAGACCACCAGCTTTGTGCCCAGCCGCCCCACCCACACCCGCACCcgcaccacctcctcccagccgccGGAGGGCAGCACCTCCTCGGGCCTCCCGACGGGGCGAAGGCCTTGGAAGCAGCCGCCCCGGAATCCCAGGGGCTGGATACCAGTCTGGATGGGGCGGCCCGGCCCAAAGGCTCCCGGCGGTCAGCGCCCCGCAGCTCAGGCCAGACCGTGTGCCGCTGCCCCAACTGCCTGGAGGCGGAGCGACTGGGGGCTCCGTGCGGGCCCGATGGGGGCAAGAAGAAGCATTTGCACAATTGCCACATCCCGGGCTGTGGGAAAGCCTACGCCAAGACATCGCACCTGAAGGCACACTTGCGCTGGCACAGCGGCGACCGCCCCTTCGTGTGCAACTGGCTCTTCTGCGGCAAGCGCTTCACGCGCTCCGACGAGCTGCAGCGCCGCCTCCAGACCCACACCGGCACCAAGAAGTTCCCCTGCGCAGTCTGCAGCCGAGTCTTCATGCGCAGCGACCACCTGGCCAAACACATGAAAACCCACGAGGGCGCCAAAGAGGAGGctgccggggcggcggcgggagaGGGCAAGGCCGGCGGAGCGGAGCCCCCCGGGGGCAAAGGCAAGCGCGAGGCCGAGGGCAGCGCGGCTCCCTGCAGCTGA
- the LOC133080803 gene encoding transcription factor Sp6-like: MDLPHTQGALTSPGHPGALQAGLGGYVGDHQLCAQPPHPHPHPHHLLPAAGGQHLLGPPDGAKALEAAAPESQGLDTSLDGAARPKGSRRSAPRSSGQTVCRCPNCLEAERLGAPCGPDGGKKKHLHNCHIPGCGKAYAKTSHLKAHLRWHSGDRPFVCNWLFCGKRFTRSDELQRRLQTHTGTKKFPCAVCSRVFMRSDHLAKHMKTHEGAKEEAAGAAAGEGKAGGAEPPGGKGKREAEGSAAPCS, from the coding sequence ATGGACCTCCCCCACACTCAGGGCGCGCTGACCTCACCTGGCCACCCCGGGGCGCTTCAGGCTGGCTTGGGGGGCTACGTCGGAGACCACCAGCTTTGTGCCCAGCCGCCCCACCCACACCCGCACCcgcaccacctcctcccagccgccGGAGGGCAGCACCTCCTCGGGCCTCCCGACGGGGCGAAGGCCTTGGAAGCAGCCGCCCCGGAATCCCAGGGGCTGGATACCAGTCTGGATGGGGCGGCCCGGCCCAAAGGCTCCCGGCGGTCAGCGCCCCGCAGCTCAGGCCAGACCGTGTGCCGCTGCCCCAACTGCCTAGAGGCGGAGCGACTGGGGGCTCCGTGCGGGCCCGATGGGGGCAAGAAGAAGCATTTGCACAATTGCCACATCCCGGGCTGTGGGAAAGCCTACGCCAAGACATCGCACCTGAAGGCACACTTGCGCTGGCACAGCGGCGACCGCCCCTTCGTGTGCAACTGGCTCTTCTGCGGCAAGCGCTTCACGCGCTCCGACGAGCTGCAGCGCCGCCTCCAGACCCACACCGGCACCAAGAAGTTCCCCTGCGCAGTCTGCAGCCGAGTCTTCATGCGCAGCGACCACCTGGCCAAACACATGAAAACCCACGAGGGCGCCAAAGAGGAGGctgccggggcggcggcgggagaGGGCAAGGCCGGCGGAGCGGAGCCCCCCGGGGGCAAAGGCAAGCGCGAGGCCGAGGGCAGCGCGGCTCCCTGCAGCTGA
- the LOC133080804 gene encoding transcription factor Sp6-like, translated as MGLGMIPIRDKVMKGSRDIRWAPAQLKSMRERFLVQLPARDLPQLHNHAPPADLHSYRGPLCHGHCYSSRVTCEDLESDSPLAPGPSSKLLQPDVSHHYESWFRPTHPGTEEGSWWDLHPGTSWMDLPHTQGALTSPGHPGALQAGLGGYVGDHQLCAQPPHPHPHPHHLLPAAGGQHLLGPPDGAKALEAAAPESQGLDTSLDGAARPKGSRRSAPRSSGQTVCRCPNCLEAERLGAPCGPDGGKKKHLHNCHIPGCGKAYAKTSHLKAHLRWHSGDRPFVCNWLFCGKRFTRSDELQRRLQTHTGTKKFPCAVCSRVFMRSDHLAKHMKTHEGAKEEAAGAAAGEGKAGGAEPPGGKGKREAEGSAAPCS; from the exons ATGGGCCTGGG GATGATCCCTATCAGGGACAAGGTGATGAAAGGCAGCCGAGATATCCGATGGGCTCCCGCCCAGCTGAAAAGCATGAGGGAAAGGTTCCTAGTGCAACTCCCAGCTAGAGACCTGCCGCAGTTACACAACCACG CTCCTCCCGCTGACCTGCATTCTTATCGGGGGCCTTTG tgccatGGCCACTGTTACTCCTCTCGGGTAACCTGCGAGGACCTGGAAAGCGACAGTCCCTTGGCCCCGGGACCCTCTTCCAAGCTCCTGCAGCCGGACGTGTCACACCATTACGAATCGTGGTTCCGGCCGACACACCCAGGCACCGAGGAAGGCTCGTGGTGGGACCTTCATCCGGGTACCAGCTGGATGGACCTCCCCCACACTCAGGGCGCGCTGACCTCACCTGGCCACCCCGGGGCGCTTCAGGCTGGCTTGGGGGGCTACGTCGGAGACCACCAGCTTTGTGCCCAGCCGCCCCACCCACACCCGCACCcgcaccacctcctcccagccgccGGAGGGCAGCACCTCCTCGGGCCTCCCGACGGGGCGAAGGCCTTGGAAGCAGCCGCCCCGGAATCCCAGGGGCTGGATACCAGTCTGGATGGGGCGGCCCGGCCCAAAGGCTCCCGGCGGTCAGCGCCCCGCAGCTCAGGCCAGACCGTGTGCCGCTGCCCCAACTGCCTGGAGGCGGAGCGACTGGGGGCTCCGTGCGGGCCCGATGGGGGCAAGAAGAAGCATTTGCACAATTGCCACATCCCGGGCTGTGGGAAAGCCTACGCCAAGACATCGCACCTGAAGGCACACTTGCGCTGGCACAGCGGCGACCGCCCCTTCGTGTGCAACTGGCTCTTCTGCGGCAAGCGCTTCACGCGCTCCGACGAGCTGCAGCGCCGCCTCCAGACCCACACCGGCACCAAGAAGTTCCCCTGCGCAGTCTGCAGCCGAGTCTTCATGCGCAGCGACCACCTGGCCAAACACATGAAAACCCACGAGGGCGCCAAAGAGGAGGctgccggggcggcggcgggagaGGGCAAGGCCGGCGGAGCGGAGCCCCCCGGGGGCAAAGGCAAGCGCGAGGCCGAGGGCAGCGCGGCTCCCTGCAGCTGA